The nucleotide sequence GTCTACGCCTACCCCACCGGGGCCCGGCGCTGGGTGCGGGCGAACATGGTCGCCTCCGCCGACGGCGCCGCGACCGCCTCCGGCAAGTCCGAGGGGATTTCCGGCGAGGCGGACAAGCGCATCTTCGGCGTGCTCCGCGCGCTGGCGGACGTGGTGCTGGTCGGGGCCGGGACGGTACGCGCCGAGCAGTACCGGCCGGCGCGGGTCCGCCAGCAGTACCAGGAGGCGCGCGCGGCGGCCGGCCAGGCCCCGACCGCGGCCATCGCGGTGGTCTCGCGGGCGATGGACCTGGACTGGACGATGCCGCTGTTCACCTCCCCGGCGGTGCCGACGATCGTGCTGACCGCGACCGACGCCCCGCAGGACCAGGTCGACGCGGCCGCCACGGCCGGCGCCGAGGTGATCGCGGCCGGCACCGGCGAGGTCGACCTGGCCCTGGCCGTGGACCGGCTGGCCGAGCGCGGACTGGGACGGATCCTGTGCGAGGGCGGCCCGCACCTGCTGGGGCAGCTCGCGGCCTCCGGCAAGCTCGACGAGCTGTGCCTGTCGACCGCCCCGCAGCTGCGCGGGGGCGACTCGATGCGGGTGCTGGCCGGGCCGGATCTTACGGGGGGATTACCGCTGATACTGCACAGCCTGCTGACGGAAGACGGGTTCCTGTTCTCGCGTTATCTAGTCGGGGGAACACAGGGTTCCGTCTCTGAACCCGCTAAGGAAGGGTGATCAGCATGGTCGAGAAGGTGCAGAAGTCCGAGACGGAGTGGCGCTCGCTGCTCACGCCGACAGAGTTCGCGGTACTGCGCGAGGCCGGCACGGAGCGGCCGTGGAGCGGGGAGTACGTCTCCACGCACACGGAGGGCACTTATCACTGTCGGGCTTGTGACGCGCCTTTGTTCCGTTCACAGGCGAAGTACGACTCGCACTGCGGGTGGCCGTCGTTCTACGAGCCGGGCGAGGGCGACGCGGTGACCCTGCACCAGGACGTGAGCCACGGCATGGTGCGGACCGAGGTGCGCTGCGCGGCGTGCGGGTCGCACCTGGGGCACGTCTTCGACGACGGCCCGATGGAGCACGGCGGGCAGCGGTACTGCATCAACTCGGTGTGCCTGAAGCTGGACGAGGACGCCGACGCCAACGCTTCCTGAGGACCGGCTCAGCTGCCCCGCTGCCACCGCGCGGCGCCGGCAGCCATGCCGAGCAGCGCCACCGCCGCGAGCAGGGCGGTGGCCGCCAACGAGGTCGGCGGGATCGGGTGCATCCCCGACTTCAGCGGCGGCCACGCGGTCAGCACGCGGGGATTGAGCAGCGAGGACAGCACGGGGGTGGTCCGCAGGGACTGCTCGGCATCCGCCAGGGTCTTGGCGATGACGGGCAGCCCGCTGATCAGGCGCCCGGCCGCCAACGGCACGGCCAGCGCCACCACCGCCACGGCCACCGCGACCGACGCCCGGTACCACGCGGTCAGCCACCCGACGGCGAGCCCGAACAGCCCGGCCGCCGTCGCCGCCGCGGCAGCCGGCGCCACACCCTGCAGCACGGGGTCGGCGGCGGCACCGTCGGGAATGAGGGTGCGGTCCCCGGCGTAGGCCCACGCCAGGGCGAGCGCGTAGCCGAGGGCCGCGGCCAGCGCGACCAGGGCCCCGGTCAGCGCGGAGAGAAGTGCGGTGAGCGTGGCCTTGGCGACCGCCAGCCACGCACGCCGCGGCACCACCGCGAGAGTCACGAAGCGCATGGCGTAGTGCCGCTCGTGCCCCGAGGCCGCGGCACCGATCACGACAGCCGCGGCCAGCGCGGGCAACGTCCCGGCCAGGCGCAGCAACGCCACCACCCGCTCCGAGGCACCGGCGGACACCGCCAACGCGGCCGCCACCCCGAACGCGGCGGCCACCAGGGCAGCGCCTCCCGGCACCCGGCGGGTGGCCCGCAGACTCCCGAGCCGGCGGAGTTCGTAACGGTACGCAGCAATCATGCGGAAGCTTCCTGCTCTGCCGGGGCCGCCTCCGCGACCGATGCCTGCTGCTGACTCTGCTGGTGGGCCTGCTGGCTCTGCTGGCTCTGATGGCTCTGCTTCGAAGCCCGAGCGGCCGCCGCACGCCACGGCGTCATGCCGTCGCTCGCGGCACGCTGCTCAGCGGCGGGCGCGACGCTGAAGGGGACGGCGGGCTGGACCAGGACCGGCGACGCGGCCGACTCCGGGGACGGAGCCGACGCGGGGGCGGACACCGGCGCCGACGCGGGTGTCAACGCAGGTGCCGACGCGGGTGCCGACGTGGGTGCCGACGTGGGTGCCGACACCGGCGCGGCAGAATGCTGCGGCTTGTTCCGGCCCCAGCGGAGGCCGAAGCCACTGGTGCGGCGCGGGAGGTCGCGGGCCTTCGCGGGGGTCAGCGCGACGCTGCGAACCACGGTCGGCTCGACGGTGGCGGCGGCCGGGGCCGGCTCGATCTCGGGCTCGGTCTCGGAACGCTCCGGAGAAGCCGGTACCGGAGCGGCAGCCGATGCCGCCGATGTCGGTGCGGGAGCCGCCTGCGAGCCCTTCACGGCCGACCAGCGGGAGCCGGCGACCGAGCCCTGGGTACGCCACGAACCGACGGCGCTCGGCTTGTTGTCGGCGGGTTGCTGGTCAGACTTCTCGGCTGTCGATTCCTGCGGGGACTGCTCCTGCGAAGACTGCGCATCCGACGCGCTGCCGGGCTGGCTCGGCTCAGAAGCCTGTGACCCCACAGTCGGCTGAGAAGCCTGAACCGCGACACTCGGCTCAGCAGCCTGCGCCCCGACACTGACTTGAGCCTGCACGGCGAAGCCCTGCTCCGGAGCCTGCACTGCGACATTCGGTTCAGCAGCCTGTGCGCCGACAGTCGGCTCAGCAGCCTGCACCCCAGCGTTCGGCCCGGCGGCCTGTGCCGCGCTACTCACCTCAGGCGTGTGCGCCCCGGCCGCCGTCGCGGTAGTCGTCTGCACCGGCGGGGAAAACGTCACCTCTCCGGCAGCCGCATCCCGCGCCGCCCGGACCTCGGCCTCCGTCGCCGTTTCCGGCCGCTCGGCCTCGGCGCTCGCCTCCGCCGCGGCCTCGACGAGCTCCGCTTCCTCGATCTCCTCCGCGATCTCCCCCTCGATCTCCTCCACGGTCCCGTCGGCGACCACGCGGACGCCGGAGTGCCAGGTGCCGGTGCGGTTGAGGCTGGGGAGGAGTTCCTTCTGGCGGGGGACCGGGTGCAGGCCGAAGACGTCGTCGTCGTGGCCGATCTCGCTGAGTTCGTGCAGGCACACGCCGGCGATGTGCGCCACTTCGCCGATGCGAGCCCGGTCCAGGCCGCGGACCTGGAGGGCGCCGGGGCCGGCGGGGGCCAGGTGGGCGCCCTCGGATTCCAGGGCGGCGGCCAGGCGGGCGGCCTGGGGGCTGCGGACCTGGACGACGGTGGCGCGGCGTTCGTCGAAGACCTCGGCGGCCGAGCGGCTGGCGATGACGCGGCTGAGGCCGTCGTGTTCGTCGCGGCGGAGCACGACGACGTGGTCGGCGGTGCCGGACAGGGTGTCGGGGTCGGTGGCCGCGACCAGGACCGTGCGGCCCTGGGCCGCGTAGGCGCGGATCAGGGCGTGGAACCAGGACATGCCGTGGCTGTCGAGGGCGTGGGGCTCGTCGAGGATGAGCGCCGCCGGGTCGCCGAGCAGGGCGGCGGCGATGGCCAGGCGCTGGCGCTGGCTCGCGTCCAGGCGGCCGCAGCGGACGGTGGCCTGCGTGGACAGGCCCGCGACCTCCAGGACCTCGGCGACGCGCGGCTTGGGCACGCCGCCGCCGGCCGCGTAGAGCTGCAGGTGGGCCTGCACGGTGCGGCCCGGGTGGACGGCGTCGGGGTTCAGGGCCAGGCCCACCTCGCGGACCGCGGGGCGCAGGGCGCGGTAGGGGCGGCCGCCGAACAGGGTGCGGCCGCCGCCGGGTTCGAGTTCGACCATGAGGCGCAGGACTGTGGACTTTCCGGCACCCGGCGCCCCGAGCAGGGCCGTCACCTGGCCCGGATAGACGTCGAAGGAGACCTTCTCCACGGGTCCGCCGCCCGCGCCGCGGGACCGGCGGGTGCTGGTCAGCTCGATCGCCTCGATCACCGCGACTCCTCTTACTCCGGGCCTTTGCTGCCGCACGGCGCCGGCCGTCCGGCGCCGGTGTCCATCGGTTGATCACCGTCCGCGACATCGCTGTCCGCTACGGTATCCGTGATCACTCACGGGACCCGGGGAAATCACCGTGAAGAGTGATGAAGTGTCGCAGCCGACTGCCTACCGCCCGCTTCTGGACAACCCCGCTCAGACGCGCGCACCATGAGAAGAACCCCCACATGCGAGGAGGTCTGCTATGGGCCTCGCCCCCGCCCTCCCCCTTTCCACCGCCATCGCCGAACACCTGGCCGCGACCGAAGGCAAGCACGGGCTTTACGCCGAGATAGTCGCTGCCGACCCGCGCCTGACCTTCGCGGTCCAGACGCTGATCCGCGAGCACACCGAACTTCGCCGCGCCATCCAGCGCGACCTCGCGAGCATGAACGAGAAGCAGCTGGCCGAGCTGTCGCGGCGGCTCGACCGGCACTGCCAACGCGGCAACGATCTGGTCTACGAGGCCTACGTCGTGGATCTGGGCGGCGAGCACTGACCGACGGGCCCCACCCGGCCCGCTCAGCCCGCCCAGCCCACGCAACCCACCCGCACGCCCGGCCCACGCCGCGCGCCAGCACCGACGCGCGTCAAGCACCGCCGCGTGCTCAGCTCACACCGAACGCCCGGCCCACGCCGCACACCCAGCCCTGCCGCACACCCAGTCCCGCCGCGCGCCCGGCCCCGTCAGTCCGACGACGGCCGCAGCATCGGCGGGTTCAGCAGCGTCGCGGTCCCCCGGGTGAACAACTGCGCCGGCCGGCCGCCCTGCCGCGACGTGGTCCCGCCGGTCGGCACCAGGAACCCCGGTGTGCCGGTCACCTTCCGGTGGAAGTTCCGCGGGTCGAGCTGCACGCCCCACACCGCCTCGTAGACGTTGCGCAGCTCCCCCACCGTGAACTCCGGCGGGCAGAAGGCCGCGGCCAGCGACGAGTACTCGATCTTCGACCGAGCGCGCTCCACCCCGTCGCCCAGGATCCGCGCGTGGTCGAACGCCAGGCCCTCCGATCCGGGCAGCGCCGCGACCGGGAGCCACTCGGCGGCGCGCGCGTCGCCGCCCGCCGCCGGGAACGGCCCCTCAGAGCCCTCCTGCAACGAGGTCAGCGGGGCCAGCGCCAGATACGCCACCGACACCACCCGCATCCTCGGGTCCCGGTCCGGGGCGCCGTAGCTGGCCAGCTGCTCCAGGTGGACGCCGTGGTCGGGCACGGCGTGCAGACCCTGCTCCGCGTCCTGCCCGACCTGCAGGCCCAGCCCGGTCTCCTCGGCCAGTTCCCGCACCGCGGCGTCGCCGAGGCTCTCGTCGGGCTTCACGAACCCGCCGGGCAGCGCCCACCGGTCGGCGAACGGCGGCTCGCCGCGCCGCACCGCCAGCACGCTCAGCCCCTGCTCGGCGACGGTCAGCACGACCAGATCGACGGTCACCGCGAACGGCGGGTAGTCGGTCGGGTCGTAGTCCGGGTCGAGATCGCGTGGCATCCGTTCATCCTAGCCTGATGTCGTCAGTGTGACGAGAACTGGGGTCGGAAGGCCGGGCCCCGGCGCCCTCGCGCCCGGTAAATCAGAGGTCAGCACTGCCGGGGCGCCCTACGATCGACCCATGGCGAATCAGGATCCTGAACGGATCACCATACTGGCCTACGAGAACCTGCCGGACAGCCCGACGCCGATGCGCGCCGTCGCCGATTGACTGATCGACCACGGCATCGACTGGCTCCCGTTCGCCCCGGAGGACATCCTCATCCACCTCTACTGCGGACGCCGCGCCGACGGGCACTGGCACGGCTCGTTCTCGATCATGATCAGCGCGGATCTGCTCCGCCCCCTGGGCCTGCACCCCGACCAGCCGTGGTCGCGCGTCACCGGCCCGGAACGTCCCGCCTGGGCCCGCGCCGAGGCCCTGCGGCACATGATCGGCTCAGGCAAGCACCGCAACGGCTAACCGCCGCGGGGTCATCCCGCTCCCGGTGAACCGCCACGCGGCGATCTCGACCTCGGTGACGCGCAGCGCCGTCGGGGCCGAGGCGCGCCGTTCGGCGACCCAGTCGATCAGGGCCCGCGCACGGGTGACCGGCGCGGCGAAGTGCAGGACGTTGAGGTACCAGAGGTCGCGCCGGAACTCCTTCTCGAGCCAGGCGTCCGGACCGAGGGCGGCGGCATAGGCGGCCGACAGCCGGTCCGCGGTGTCGTCGGCCGGGACCGCGCACGCCATCACCGACAGCGGAGTCAGCGTCAGGCCGGTGACCGCGAAGGTCAGGGGCCGGACACCGGCAACCGCCGTGCGCAGGGCGGTGGCGTAGCGCGCGACGCACGGGTCGTCGTCCCGGATGTCGGCACGCGGCCACTCCAGCGCGCGCACGGTGAGGTGCGAGTTCTCCGCGGCGCCGGTCAGCCAGTGACCGTCACCGGCGACCGCCGCCGCCTCGTGCACCAGCGCTTCCAGCGACGCCGCCGCCTCCGGATCGGGGCGCAGCACCACGGACACGCCCCACCGTCTGCCGTCACCTGGCGGCGCCACCTGGATCCCGTGCGAGCCGGCGGCCAACGCCGCCGCTCCGTCGGCGAAGAGCTGATCGAATGTGGCACGTTCGGTCCTGCGCGGCAACGGTTCACTCACTCGGCGACTCCGCGTCTCCATGTTCCAGGCCGGGACTGTCCAGGCGGAAGGGAAGACACATGACCAGCTTCGCCCGGTTGCACCTCCGCGTCGCCGACCCGGCGCTGCCGCCTTATCGCCGACTCAGTTGTCTGCGGTCCGCTCTCGAACACTTCGCGCCCTACGGGCTGCGCTCGACCTACATGTATCTCACTGTCGTCGCGGGGATCCCCAGGGACCTGAACGCGGACACCACCTCCTTGGTACGGGCTGTCAATGAGCTGGCGGCCGCCCGGGCCCGTTGGCTCTCGGGCATGGAGCCCTTGATCCAGCGTCGCCGCGAGCAGAAAGCGGCCGGGAGGCGGGCGCTTCCCGACGCTCGGTTGTGGGACGGACTCTGGGGCCTCGCAGTCGGCTTCCGCGACGACCCGCGCTGCCGGCCCGGTATGACGCTGCTGGACTTCGTAGAACGCCGGCTCCGTCAGTTCGACGGCGACCGGCTGCCGGGCTGCCCCGACTGCGGCGGGGAGGACACCCGGGCGACGGCGACCGGCCACGGCTTCGTGGAGCGCTGCGCGGAGTGCGACCTCATCCTGGCGCCGTGCACCTGCGGCTCGACACACTTCGAGCTGGCACCGGGGCCGGGATGGTGGCCCGCGATCTGGCGGCGCGAGCACATGGACGATGTCGGGCGTCCCGATCCCGGCTGGCCGGGCTGGCGGAGGCCGCCGGCGGATATTACGAACCAAGGAACCTCCCGGCCAAGTGCTGGTGCAGGATGACCTGCGGTGATGTGATGGGTTCGTGGCAGAGGCGTGGGACGCCGACCGCGGAGGGCCCAGCGCCGCCGGCGGCGGTGACGGACCCGGCCGGCGGGACCGCGAAGGGCGGCCGGTCGGACGGCGTGTCGTGTTCGGTGTGGTGGGGCTGGGCGCCCTGGGGGTGCTCGGCGGGTCGACCGTGCAGCGGTTCCTGGCCGATATGGCGCAGCACGACCCCACAGGGCTCACGAACCTGCTCCCGCTGGGAGACCAGTTCCGCATCTACACGGTGACCGGGAGCGTCCCCACGCCCGATCCGACCACCTACCGGCTGTCCGTCACGGGGCTGGTGGACCACCCGCAGCACTTCTCGCTGACCGATCTGGCGGCGCTGCCGCAGACCGACGTGGTGCGGGACTTCCAGTGCGTCACCGGCTGGCGGGTGCCGAAGGTGCCGTGGAGCGGGGTGCGCCTGCGGGACATGCTCGCGCTGGCCGGGGTGCAGAGTTCCGCGAAGGCCTTGCGGTTTGTGTCCTTCGACGGGACGTACACCGAGTCCCTGACCCTGGACCAGGCCCAGAACCCGGACATGCTGATCGCCCTGAAGATGCTCGGCGGCCCGGTGAGCCACGACCACGGCGGGCCGGTTCGCCTCTACGCGGCGCCGATGTACGGGTACAAGAGCATCAAGTGGCTCTCGGAGATCCAGGTGGTGGACGCGGTCCGTCCCGGCTACTGGGAGGGCTACGGCTATGACATCGACGCCTGGGTCGGAAAGTCGAACGGGAGGACCGGCGATGTCCCGACCGGCTGAGGGCGGCGGCGTCCGGCGGCCGATCGAGCGGTTCACGCTCGCCGAGCGGTCTGTGCACCGCGCGACCGCCGCGTTGATGCTGACGTTGATCATGACCGGGGCAGTGCTGTACCTGCCGTCGCTGTCGGTCGCGATCGGGCACCGCCCGGCCGTGGCGCTGATCCATCTGTACTGCGGCTTCGCACTGCCGATCCCGATGGCGGCCGGGCTGTTCTCGCGGGCGTATCGGGCAGACGTGCGGCGCTTG is from Catenulispora sp. MAP5-51 and encodes:
- a CDS encoding molybdopterin-dependent oxidoreductase, which gives rise to MAEAWDADRGGPSAAGGGDGPGRRDREGRPVGRRVVFGVVGLGALGVLGGSTVQRFLADMAQHDPTGLTNLLPLGDQFRIYTVTGSVPTPDPTTYRLSVTGLVDHPQHFSLTDLAALPQTDVVRDFQCVTGWRVPKVPWSGVRLRDMLALAGVQSSAKALRFVSFDGTYTESLTLDQAQNPDMLIALKMLGGPVSHDHGGPVRLYAAPMYGYKSIKWLSEIQVVDAVRPGYWEGYGYDIDAWVGKSNGRTGDVPTG
- the msrB gene encoding peptide-methionine (R)-S-oxide reductase MsrB; this translates as MVEKVQKSETEWRSLLTPTEFAVLREAGTERPWSGEYVSTHTEGTYHCRACDAPLFRSQAKYDSHCGWPSFYEPGEGDAVTLHQDVSHGMVRTEVRCAACGSHLGHVFDDGPMEHGGQRYCINSVCLKLDEDADANAS
- a CDS encoding ATP-binding cassette domain-containing protein, translating into MIEAIELTSTRRSRGAGGGPVEKVSFDVYPGQVTALLGAPGAGKSTVLRLMVELEPGGGRTLFGGRPYRALRPAVREVGLALNPDAVHPGRTVQAHLQLYAAGGGVPKPRVAEVLEVAGLSTQATVRCGRLDASQRQRLAIAAALLGDPAALILDEPHALDSHGMSWFHALIRAYAAQGRTVLVAATDPDTLSGTADHVVVLRRDEHDGLSRVIASRSAAEVFDERRATVVQVRSPQAARLAAALESEGAHLAPAGPGALQVRGLDRARIGEVAHIAGVCLHELSEIGHDDDVFGLHPVPRQKELLPSLNRTGTWHSGVRVVADGTVEEIEGEIAEEIEEAELVEAAAEASAEAERPETATEAEVRAARDAAAGEVTFSPPVQTTTATAAGAHTPEVSSAAQAAGPNAGVQAAEPTVGAQAAEPNVAVQAPEQGFAVQAQVSVGAQAAEPSVAVQASQPTVGSQASEPSQPGSASDAQSSQEQSPQESTAEKSDQQPADNKPSAVGSWRTQGSVAGSRWSAVKGSQAAPAPTSAASAAAPVPASPERSETEPEIEPAPAAATVEPTVVRSVALTPAKARDLPRRTSGFGLRWGRNKPQHSAAPVSAPTSAPTSAPASAPALTPASAPVSAPASAPSPESAASPVLVQPAVPFSVAPAAEQRAASDGMTPWRAAAARASKQSHQSQQSQQAHQQSQQQASVAEAAPAEQEASA
- a CDS encoding pyrimidine reductase family protein; translated protein: MYQLLPPSNRSRQVDLAEVYAYPTGARRWVRANMVASADGAATASGKSEGISGEADKRIFGVLRALADVVLVGAGTVRAEQYRPARVRQQYQEARAAAGQAPTAAIAVVSRAMDLDWTMPLFTSPAVPTIVLTATDAPQDQVDAAATAGAEVIAAGTGEVDLALAVDRLAERGLGRILCEGGPHLLGQLAASGKLDELCLSTAPQLRGGDSMRVLAGPDLTGGLPLILHSLLTEDGFLFSRYLVGGTQGSVSEPAKEG
- a CDS encoding NUDIX domain-containing protein; amino-acid sequence: MPRDLDPDYDPTDYPPFAVTVDLVVLTVAEQGLSVLAVRRGEPPFADRWALPGGFVKPDESLGDAAVRELAEETGLGLQVGQDAEQGLHAVPDHGVHLEQLASYGAPDRDPRMRVVSVAYLALAPLTSLQEGSEGPFPAAGGDARAAEWLPVAALPGSEGLAFDHARILGDGVERARSKIEYSSLAAAFCPPEFTVGELRNVYEAVWGVQLDPRNFHRKVTGTPGFLVPTGGTTSRQGGRPAQLFTRGTATLLNPPMLRPSSD